Proteins from a single region of Vanessa cardui chromosome 13, ilVanCard2.1, whole genome shotgun sequence:
- the LOC124534619 gene encoding E3 ubiquitin-protein ligase RNF115 codes for MADAIVERRPNTRFFCHRCLVEFEDVLQEFICPYCEGGFIEQLEEAEGIPLSGGDDYSDADMSNIEDMSNVDEMSNLDDSDEVHRSTPPMLNDLAFLMSGGRLRGIGTGTASTNSSAAGTGNNAGNGTNTTRRPTVMDELIWMVSGGRPPAGAMTAGAPFVLVGTPGDYVFGGEGLDAVVTQLLGQLEHSGPPPLPRERLAALPTEQVTAEQAAANTACSVCWENFQLGETTSRLECEHVFHQSCITPWLQLHATCPICRRSLLPPGEPPAPPAPAAPARPPAARTAAPQAQIRLAPRVVIRRATGPLSAVIRRFPSQTHTWDSLNNTSTSGSSPASSVTAGGIWAPQTRTTNSSGSNNSSTSLNSNDRDLQYNTDIDYD; via the exons atggCTGACGCTATAGTAGAGCGTAGACCGAATACTCGTTTCTTCTGTCACAGGTGTCTTGTAGAATTTGAAGATGTTCTGCAG GAATTCATATGCCCCTACTGTGAAGGTGGGTTCATAGAACAGTTAGAAGAAGCAGAAGGGATACCATTGTCAGGAGGAGATGACTACAGTGATGCTGATATGAGTAATATAGAGGATATGAGCAATGTTGACGAGATGAGCAATTTGGATGATTCTGATGAAGTTCATAGA AGCACACCACCAATGCTGAATGATTTAGCGTTTTTGATGTCCGGAGGTCGATTACG TGGTATAGGAACTGGAACAGCGTCAACCAACAGTTCAGCAGCGGGCACTGGTAACAATGCGGGGAATGGTACAAACACAACGAGGAGGCCAACCGTGATGGATGAATTAATTTGGATGGTTAGCGGTGGCCGACCGCCTGCGGGGGCTATGACAGCAGGAGCTCCATTCGTCCTAGTGGGAACACCGGGAGACTATGTATTTGGTGGTGAAg GTTTGGACGCGGTGGTGACTCAGCTGCTGGGCCAGCTGGAGCACTCCGGGCCGCCGCCCTTGCCGCGCGAGCGCCTCGCAGCGCTGCCCACCGAACAGGTCACAGCTGAGCAAGCGGCAGCCAACACCGCGTGTTCTGTGTGCTGGGAGAACTTTCAGCTAG GCGAGACGACGTCGCGGCTGGAGTGCGAGCACGTGTTCCACCAGTCGTGCATCACGCCGTGGCTGCAGCTGCACGCCACGTGCCCGATCTGCCGGCGCTCGCTGCTGCCGCCCGGCgagccgcccgcgccgcccgcgcccgccgcccccGCGCGCCCGCCCGCCGCGCGCACCGCCGCGCCGCAGGCGCAGATCCGATTGG CTCCCAGAGTAGTCATTCGCCGCGCTACCGGACCACTGTCGGCCGTAATCCGCCGGTTTCCATCCCAAACGCACACTTGGGACTCCCTCAACAACACAAGCACGTCCGGATCGTCGCCCGCTTCTTCGGTCACAGCGGGGGGCATTTGGGCCCCCCAGACGCGGACAACCAACTCCAGCGGCTCCAACAACTCGTCTACATCCCTCAACTCCAATGACAGAGACCTACAGTACAACACAGACATTGATTACGACTAA
- the LOC124534561 gene encoding myotubularin-related protein 10-A isoform X2 — MGVLRPGELVVGAAHSVVMLAPLSERDRGRFGSLFVTNYKLSFIPIDSSSNDEYGQRNQLVGTFDVPLTGVGALWQTDGGPIRRRRLLPRSDVPSKLKGLQIVCKNMKVLTFNFANSPIGSGRKVAMALLHHAFPKRHDLLFAFEYREPYYPTLPSDLNMFQRPGDWKRELERCECPHWRITCINGTSDAFMLTAGETLIVPGSVLDYNLIEAARHFRSGRVPIWVWGRPEGAALLRSGELLPTEQSATAESVLLEQVRRSHPKLTPPRVLYVCGAAGAAGAGGAGGGGALPPLAALDAAYKKLAELCTPTTLAGFWTQDSQYYSFLESSRWLRHVAACLTFADEAAAQLSQNVSVVLQEGDGVDYSAVVSCLTQLLLDEHYRTISGFQSLIQKEWIALGHPFCDRLGLPRPGNTKEETEKEPTAQVAPVFLLFLDCTWQLQRQFPAAFQFTETYLTTLWDCTHNHLFDTFLFNCPRDRELAVAKNFVQRPLWDWEEQFSEQDIALFYNPLFGQSTPSSRQSGAGRSTRLQPCASVGGVELWSQCYERWLPPLDAPRAGHVQFVLQHAALRAQIQKLNEKLSSLSILSRHSNGSEATEAADAPPTPPPTVTRFFPFSLRGTYEVSRNLDSMHVSLIDASQLLDSQSLLNAPD, encoded by the exons ATGGGGGTGCTCAGACCAG GAGAGCTCGTGGTTGGAGCGGCGCACAGCGTTGTTATGCTGGCGCCTCTGAGCGAACGGGATCGTGGAAGATTCGGGTCTCTTTTCGTCACAAACTACAAGTTGTCCTTCATACCGATCGATAGCTCGAGCAATGAC gaGTATGGCCAAAGAAATCAGCTTGTAGGTACTTTCGACGTACCGTTGACGGGCGTCGGTGCGTTATGGCAGACCGACGGTGGGCCCATACGGCGCAGGAGACTGCTTCCACGTTCCGATGTACCTTCGAAATTAAAAGGACTACAAATTGTTTGTAAG AATATGAAAGTACTGACGTTCAACTTTGCGAACTCACCAATCGGCAGCGGGAGGAAAGTCGCAATGGCTCTGCTACACCATGCCTTTCCGAAACGCCACGACTTATTATTCGCATTCGAGTACCGAGAACCTTACTACCCGACGCTGCCCTCAGATCTGAATATGTTTCAAAGACCCGGAGACTGGAAGAGAGAGCTCGAAAGATGTGAATGTCCACATTGGAGAATCACCTGTATAAACGGAACGTCGGACGCGTTCATGCTCACAGCGGGCGAGACTCTAATCGTGCCCGGCTCGGTACTGGATTACAATCTAATAGAAGCGGCGAGGCACTTCAGGTCGGGTAGAGTGCCGATCTGGGTGTGGGGTCGGCCGGAGGGAGCGGCGCTACTGAGGAGCGGCGAGCTACTGCCGACGGAACAGTCAGCGACGGCCGAGAGCGTTCTCCTAGAACAA GTGCGGCGCTCGCACCCCAAGCTGACGCCGCCGCGCGTGCTGTACGtgtgcggcgcggcgggcgcggcgggcgcgggcggcgcgggcgggggGGGCGCGCTGCCGCCGCTGGCCGCGCTCGACGCCGCCTACAAGAAGCTGGCCGAGCTCTGCACGCCCACCACGCTCGCCGGCTTCTGG ACGCAGGACTCGCAGTACTACTCGTTCCTGGAGTCGAGCCGCTGGCTGCGGCACGTGGCGGCGTGCCTGACGTTCGCGGACGAGGCGGCCGCGCAGCTGTCGCAGAACGTGTCCGTCGTGCTGCAGGAGG GTGACGGCGTGGACTACAGCGCGGTGGTGTCGTGCCTGACGCAACTATTGCTGGACGAGCACTACCGCACCATCTCGGGCTTCCAGTCGCTCATACAGAAGGAGTGGATCGCTCTGGGGCACCCGTTCTGTGACAG gcTCGGTCTTCCTCGGCCAGGTAATACAAAAGAAGAAACTGAGAAGGAACCAACAGCGCAAGTGGCGCCTGTGTTCCTACTGTTCCTGGATTGCACCTGGCAGCTACAGCGGCAGTTCCCCGCTGCCTTCCAGTTCACAGAGACCTACCTCACGACGCTCTGGGACTGCACGCACAACCATCTCTTCGATACATTCCTATTCAATTGCCCGAGGGATAGAGAACTCGCTGTGGCGAAG AACTTCGTGCAACGTCCGCTATGGGACTGGGAAGAGCAGTTCTCTGAGCAGGACATCGCTCTATTCTATAACCCGCTCTTCGGACAATCGACACCCTCGTCTCGACAAA GCGGGGCGGGTCGCTCGACGCGCCTGCAGCCGTGCGCGTCCGTGGGCGGCGTGGAGCTGTGGTCGCAGTGCTACGAGCGCTGGCTGCCGCCGCTCGACGCGCCGCGCGCCGGGCACGTGCAGTTCGTGCTGCAGCACGCCGCGCTGCGGGCTCAG ATACAGAAGCTGAACGAGAAGCTGTCCTCGCTGTCGATACTGAGCCGCCACTCGAACGGCTCGGAGGCGACGGAGGCGGCCGACGCTCCGCCGACGCCGCCGCCGACCGTGACGCGCTTCTTCCCGTTCAGCCTGCGGGGCACCTACGAGGTCAGCCGCAACCTGGACTCCATGCACGTGAGCCTCATCGACGCTAGTCAGCTGCTCGATTCGCAGTCTCTGCTCAACGCGCCGGATTAA
- the LOC124534561 gene encoding myotubularin-related protein 10-B isoform X1 — protein sequence MNEKKLVQNFKSYINVSPMNNGDKNGSIQELKPKLLNGELVVGAAHSVVMLAPLSERDRGRFGSLFVTNYKLSFIPIDSSSNDEYGQRNQLVGTFDVPLTGVGALWQTDGGPIRRRRLLPRSDVPSKLKGLQIVCKNMKVLTFNFANSPIGSGRKVAMALLHHAFPKRHDLLFAFEYREPYYPTLPSDLNMFQRPGDWKRELERCECPHWRITCINGTSDAFMLTAGETLIVPGSVLDYNLIEAARHFRSGRVPIWVWGRPEGAALLRSGELLPTEQSATAESVLLEQVRRSHPKLTPPRVLYVCGAAGAAGAGGAGGGGALPPLAALDAAYKKLAELCTPTTLAGFWTQDSQYYSFLESSRWLRHVAACLTFADEAAAQLSQNVSVVLQEGDGVDYSAVVSCLTQLLLDEHYRTISGFQSLIQKEWIALGHPFCDRLGLPRPGNTKEETEKEPTAQVAPVFLLFLDCTWQLQRQFPAAFQFTETYLTTLWDCTHNHLFDTFLFNCPRDRELAVAKNFVQRPLWDWEEQFSEQDIALFYNPLFGQSTPSSRQSGAGRSTRLQPCASVGGVELWSQCYERWLPPLDAPRAGHVQFVLQHAALRAQIQKLNEKLSSLSILSRHSNGSEATEAADAPPTPPPTVTRFFPFSLRGTYEVSRNLDSMHVSLIDASQLLDSQSLLNAPD from the exons ATGAATGAGAAAAAGTTGGTGCAGAATTTTAAGAGTTACATCAATGTATCGCCTATG aataatggAGATAAAAATGGATCTATTCAAGAGCTGAAACCAAAACTTCTCAATG GAGAGCTCGTGGTTGGAGCGGCGCACAGCGTTGTTATGCTGGCGCCTCTGAGCGAACGGGATCGTGGAAGATTCGGGTCTCTTTTCGTCACAAACTACAAGTTGTCCTTCATACCGATCGATAGCTCGAGCAATGAC gaGTATGGCCAAAGAAATCAGCTTGTAGGTACTTTCGACGTACCGTTGACGGGCGTCGGTGCGTTATGGCAGACCGACGGTGGGCCCATACGGCGCAGGAGACTGCTTCCACGTTCCGATGTACCTTCGAAATTAAAAGGACTACAAATTGTTTGTAAG AATATGAAAGTACTGACGTTCAACTTTGCGAACTCACCAATCGGCAGCGGGAGGAAAGTCGCAATGGCTCTGCTACACCATGCCTTTCCGAAACGCCACGACTTATTATTCGCATTCGAGTACCGAGAACCTTACTACCCGACGCTGCCCTCAGATCTGAATATGTTTCAAAGACCCGGAGACTGGAAGAGAGAGCTCGAAAGATGTGAATGTCCACATTGGAGAATCACCTGTATAAACGGAACGTCGGACGCGTTCATGCTCACAGCGGGCGAGACTCTAATCGTGCCCGGCTCGGTACTGGATTACAATCTAATAGAAGCGGCGAGGCACTTCAGGTCGGGTAGAGTGCCGATCTGGGTGTGGGGTCGGCCGGAGGGAGCGGCGCTACTGAGGAGCGGCGAGCTACTGCCGACGGAACAGTCAGCGACGGCCGAGAGCGTTCTCCTAGAACAA GTGCGGCGCTCGCACCCCAAGCTGACGCCGCCGCGCGTGCTGTACGtgtgcggcgcggcgggcgcggcgggcgcgggcggcgcgggcgggggGGGCGCGCTGCCGCCGCTGGCCGCGCTCGACGCCGCCTACAAGAAGCTGGCCGAGCTCTGCACGCCCACCACGCTCGCCGGCTTCTGG ACGCAGGACTCGCAGTACTACTCGTTCCTGGAGTCGAGCCGCTGGCTGCGGCACGTGGCGGCGTGCCTGACGTTCGCGGACGAGGCGGCCGCGCAGCTGTCGCAGAACGTGTCCGTCGTGCTGCAGGAGG GTGACGGCGTGGACTACAGCGCGGTGGTGTCGTGCCTGACGCAACTATTGCTGGACGAGCACTACCGCACCATCTCGGGCTTCCAGTCGCTCATACAGAAGGAGTGGATCGCTCTGGGGCACCCGTTCTGTGACAG gcTCGGTCTTCCTCGGCCAGGTAATACAAAAGAAGAAACTGAGAAGGAACCAACAGCGCAAGTGGCGCCTGTGTTCCTACTGTTCCTGGATTGCACCTGGCAGCTACAGCGGCAGTTCCCCGCTGCCTTCCAGTTCACAGAGACCTACCTCACGACGCTCTGGGACTGCACGCACAACCATCTCTTCGATACATTCCTATTCAATTGCCCGAGGGATAGAGAACTCGCTGTGGCGAAG AACTTCGTGCAACGTCCGCTATGGGACTGGGAAGAGCAGTTCTCTGAGCAGGACATCGCTCTATTCTATAACCCGCTCTTCGGACAATCGACACCCTCGTCTCGACAAA GCGGGGCGGGTCGCTCGACGCGCCTGCAGCCGTGCGCGTCCGTGGGCGGCGTGGAGCTGTGGTCGCAGTGCTACGAGCGCTGGCTGCCGCCGCTCGACGCGCCGCGCGCCGGGCACGTGCAGTTCGTGCTGCAGCACGCCGCGCTGCGGGCTCAG ATACAGAAGCTGAACGAGAAGCTGTCCTCGCTGTCGATACTGAGCCGCCACTCGAACGGCTCGGAGGCGACGGAGGCGGCCGACGCTCCGCCGACGCCGCCGCCGACCGTGACGCGCTTCTTCCCGTTCAGCCTGCGGGGCACCTACGAGGTCAGCCGCAACCTGGACTCCATGCACGTGAGCCTCATCGACGCTAGTCAGCTGCTCGATTCGCAGTCTCTGCTCAACGCGCCGGATTAA